The following coding sequences lie in one Deinococcus sp. YIM 134068 genomic window:
- a CDS encoding carbohydrate ABC transporter permease: MTVPVQRETRVVPAQAPSKRRSMSWMAGYLFILPAIIGFVVFYLYPALRGIQISFTDWNLLSAPEAVGLANYQEAIRDPKFWSALGITLQYVVWNIPLQTLLALVLAVAMDRLVKSMFIKGLLIVPYLLSSVLVAMIFLWMLDPLLGIVNQWLDATPLGKQPFFNSAEQAIPTIALVNVWKHMGFNALLFYAGLQAIPRTVYEAAAIDGSSEVNTFWKITLPLLRPVTVFVLVTSVIGSFQIFDTVAVATQGGPADATKVLVYYIYQNAFGFFRMGYATAMSMILFALLILFTLVQMRLLRANESDLE, translated from the coding sequence ATGACTGTTCCGGTTCAGAGAGAGACGCGCGTCGTCCCCGCGCAGGCCCCCAGCAAACGCCGCTCGATGAGCTGGATGGCGGGCTACCTCTTTATCCTGCCCGCGATCATCGGCTTCGTGGTCTTCTACCTGTACCCGGCGCTGCGCGGCATCCAGATCAGCTTCACTGACTGGAATCTCCTGAGCGCGCCCGAGGCGGTGGGCCTCGCCAACTACCAGGAGGCCATCCGCGATCCCAAGTTCTGGTCGGCGCTCGGCATCACGCTGCAATACGTGGTGTGGAACATCCCGCTCCAGACGCTGCTCGCACTGGTACTCGCGGTGGCGATGGACCGGCTCGTGAAGAGCATGTTCATCAAGGGTCTTTTGATCGTTCCCTATCTGCTCTCCAGCGTGCTGGTGGCGATGATCTTCCTGTGGATGCTCGACCCCCTGCTGGGCATCGTCAACCAGTGGCTCGACGCGACTCCCCTCGGCAAACAGCCCTTCTTCAACTCCGCCGAGCAGGCGATTCCCACCATCGCGCTCGTGAACGTCTGGAAACACATGGGCTTCAACGCGCTGCTCTTCTACGCGGGGCTTCAGGCGATCCCGCGCACCGTGTACGAGGCGGCGGCCATCGACGGGTCGAGCGAGGTGAACACCTTCTGGAAGATCACGCTCCCCCTGTTGCGCCCGGTGACGGTGTTCGTGCTCGTGACCTCGGTGATCGGCTCGTTCCAGATTTTCGACACGGTGGCCGTCGCCACCCAGGGAGGCCCGGCGGACGCGACGAAGGTGCTGGTGTACTACATCTATCAGAACGCCTTCGGCTTCTTCCGGATGGGCTACGCGACCGCGATGAGCATGATTCTGTTCGCCCTCCTGATCCTGTTCACGCTGGTGCAGATGAGACTCCTTAGGGCGAACGAGTCGGACCTGGAGTGA
- a CDS encoding carbohydrate ABC transporter permease, producing MTTVPNTPSQIHRPRKPFPFGRLLAWLGLALILLISVFPIWIVLKTALTGSRSLFTEAASLWPSEPTLVNFQRVLGLLSLEEVQAAGGSGSSVNFLNAMKNSVVFTGLIVVGQTFFSAMAAYAFARLKFPGRDAIFTMFLIAMMIPGIVLFIPNFITIRNLNLLNTIPGMIAPFILMTPFAVFFLRQFFLSLPKETEEAAFLDGAGPFTIFWRITLPMSQGPIATLAILTTIGMWNEFFWPFLIAKDEASFTLPVALQVFKSQTPQGVPDWTGLMAGTFIAAIPVFLLLIVLGRRVVESLAFSGTK from the coding sequence GTGACGACCGTACCGAACACGCCGAGCCAGATTCACCGCCCCCGCAAACCCTTTCCCTTCGGAAGGCTGCTCGCCTGGCTCGGCCTCGCACTCATCCTCCTGATTTCCGTGTTCCCAATTTGGATCGTTCTAAAAACGGCGCTGACGGGCAGCCGCTCGCTCTTCACGGAGGCCGCCTCGCTGTGGCCGAGCGAGCCGACGCTGGTCAACTTTCAGCGGGTGCTGGGCCTGCTGAGCCTGGAGGAGGTGCAGGCGGCGGGCGGGTCGGGGAGTTCGGTGAACTTCCTGAACGCGATGAAGAACAGTGTGGTCTTCACCGGCCTCATCGTCGTGGGGCAGACCTTCTTCTCGGCGATGGCGGCCTACGCCTTCGCGCGGCTGAAGTTTCCGGGGCGGGACGCCATCTTCACCATGTTCCTGATCGCCATGATGATTCCGGGCATCGTGCTGTTCATCCCCAACTTCATCACGATCAGAAACCTGAACCTGCTCAACACCATCCCCGGCATGATCGCCCCCTTCATCCTGATGACGCCCTTCGCGGTGTTCTTCCTGCGGCAGTTCTTCCTGTCGCTGCCGAAGGAGACCGAGGAGGCGGCCTTTCTCGACGGGGCGGGACCCTTCACGATCTTCTGGCGCATCACGCTGCCCATGAGCCAGGGACCCATCGCCACGCTCGCCATCCTCACGACCATCGGGATGTGGAACGAGTTCTTCTGGCCCTTCCTGATCGCCAAAGATGAGGCGTCGTTCACGCTGCCCGTGGCCCTCCAGGTGTTCAAGTCGCAGACCCCCCAGGGCGTGCCCGACTGGACCGGCCTGATGGCGGGGACCTTCATCGCGGCGATTCCCGTCTTCCTGCTGCTGATCGTGCTGGGACGCCGCGTGGTGGAGTCGCTCGCCTTCAGCGGCACGAAGTAG
- a CDS encoding ABC transporter substrate-binding protein translates to MRKLLTLTAALTTLSATASAATTLQYWLWDSGQQPAYQQCAANFTKKNPDITVKITQKGWGDYWTGLTTGFVSGTAPDVFTNHLAYFPEFASNDQLLDINSYIARDKVSTTAYYPGLAQLWTRSGKRYGLPKDFDTVAIFYNADLVAKAGLKPADLANLTWNPRDGGTWQRTIARLTVDRNGKNGLSPDFDRRRVNQYGYMTGYGAGFNGQTEWAFYTATTGWKHNNGPFGTKYNYDDPRFAQTIQWLADLNLKRGLIPSFQEVQASGGDSLFRAGKAVMVTNGSWMISDYTSKLPFKVGIAPLPKGPDGTRKSMFNGLADSIWAGSKNKDAAWQWVKYLASAECQNAVGRTGVVLPAIPSATNLAVAAHKARGINSTAFVNQAKAKGGTFLFPITDNAAQVNDIMTSAMQRVFLGQAQAADVLKEANTKVNALFK, encoded by the coding sequence ATGCGTAAGCTCCTGACCCTGACCGCCGCCCTCACCACCCTGTCCGCCACGGCGAGCGCCGCCACGACCCTCCAGTACTGGCTGTGGGACTCCGGCCAGCAGCCCGCCTACCAGCAGTGCGCGGCCAACTTCACGAAGAAGAACCCCGACATCACCGTGAAGATCACCCAGAAGGGCTGGGGCGACTACTGGACGGGCCTCACCACCGGCTTCGTCTCCGGCACGGCCCCCGACGTGTTCACGAACCACCTCGCGTACTTCCCGGAGTTCGCCTCCAACGATCAGCTCCTGGACATCAACTCCTATATCGCCAGGGACAAGGTGTCCACCACCGCCTACTACCCCGGTCTGGCGCAACTCTGGACCCGGAGCGGCAAGCGGTACGGGCTGCCGAAGGACTTCGATACCGTTGCCATCTTCTACAACGCCGACCTCGTGGCGAAGGCGGGGCTGAAGCCCGCCGACCTCGCCAACCTGACGTGGAACCCGAGGGACGGCGGCACCTGGCAGCGGACCATCGCGCGGCTGACGGTGGACCGGAACGGCAAGAACGGGCTGTCGCCCGACTTCGACCGCAGGCGGGTCAATCAGTACGGCTACATGACGGGGTACGGCGCGGGCTTCAATGGGCAGACCGAGTGGGCCTTCTACACGGCCACGACGGGCTGGAAGCACAACAACGGGCCGTTCGGCACGAAGTACAACTACGACGATCCCCGCTTCGCGCAGACGATTCAGTGGCTCGCGGACCTCAATCTCAAGCGGGGGCTGATCCCCAGCTTTCAGGAGGTGCAGGCCAGCGGCGGCGACTCGCTCTTCCGCGCGGGCAAGGCCGTCATGGTGACGAACGGCTCGTGGATGATCAGCGACTACACCTCGAAGCTGCCCTTCAAGGTCGGGATCGCGCCGCTGCCGAAGGGGCCGGACGGCACGCGCAAGAGCATGTTCAACGGGCTGGCCGACTCCATCTGGGCGGGCAGCAAGAACAAGGACGCGGCGTGGCAGTGGGTCAAGTACCTCGCCTCCGCCGAGTGCCAGAACGCGGTGGGCCGCACGGGCGTCGTCCTGCCCGCCATCCCCTCGGCCACCAACCTCGCCGTCGCCGCGCACAAGGCGCGGGGCATCAACTCCACCGCCTTCGTCAACCAGGCCAAGGCCAAGGGCGGCACGTTCCTCTTCCCGATCACCGACAACGCCGCGCAGGTCAACGACATCATGACGAGCGCCATGCAGCGGGTCTTCCTCGGCCAGGCGCAGGCGGCGGACGTGCTCAAGGAAGCCAACACGAAGGTCAACGCGCTGTTCAAGTGA
- a CDS encoding alpha-glucosidase/alpha-galactosidase, translated as MTPPRIAMIGAGSTVFAKNLLGDILGFPELADADVRLFDINQERLDVTEQVAGRVARAVGARPTVTATTDRERALDGADFVINMIQVGGYKPATVTDFEVPKRYGLRQTIADTLGVGGIMRALRTVPVLLDMSRDMERLCPDTLHLNYVNPMAMNVWGLARQTPIKTVGLCHSVQHTAGELADDLGIPVGEIDYLCAGINHMAFYLKFEHRGVDLYPRLMELAESGRVPAWNRVRYEMLRRLGYFVTESSEHFSEYVPYFIKRGREDLVERFNVPLDEYPRRCEAQIGGWEQLREKLQDPAAPLEVHRSVEYGSLIIHSMVTGQPRVVYGNVMNSPQDGSVGKLIANLPDECSVEVPCLVDRQGVQPTRIGRIPPQLAALMQTNINVQALTVEALVTGDREHIYHAAMLDPHTAAELDLDQIWALVDDLLAEHGGWVPETLRTRQAAD; from the coding sequence ATGACTCCACCCAGAATCGCCATGATCGGCGCGGGCAGCACCGTCTTCGCCAAGAATCTGCTCGGGGACATCCTGGGCTTTCCCGAACTCGCGGACGCCGACGTGCGTCTCTTCGACATCAATCAGGAACGGCTGGACGTGACCGAACAGGTCGCCGGGCGGGTGGCGCGGGCGGTCGGCGCGCGGCCCACCGTCACCGCCACGACGGACCGCGAGCGGGCGCTCGACGGCGCGGACTTCGTGATCAACATGATTCAGGTCGGCGGCTACAAGCCCGCCACCGTCACCGACTTCGAGGTGCCCAAGCGGTACGGCCTGCGGCAGACCATCGCGGACACGCTCGGCGTCGGCGGCATCATGCGGGCGCTGCGGACCGTGCCCGTGCTGCTCGACATGAGCCGGGACATGGAGCGGCTGTGCCCGGACACCCTGCACCTGAACTACGTCAACCCGATGGCGATGAACGTCTGGGGATTGGCGCGGCAGACGCCCATCAAGACGGTGGGCCTGTGCCACTCGGTCCAGCACACGGCGGGCGAGCTGGCGGACGACCTCGGCATCCCGGTGGGGGAGATCGACTACCTCTGCGCGGGGATCAACCATATGGCCTTTTACCTCAAGTTCGAGCACAGGGGCGTTGACCTCTATCCCCGGCTGATGGAGCTGGCCGAGTCGGGGCGGGTGCCCGCGTGGAACCGTGTTCGCTACGAGATGCTGCGTCGGCTGGGGTACTTCGTCACGGAATCGAGCGAGCACTTCTCGGAGTATGTGCCGTACTTCATCAAGCGGGGGCGGGAGGATTTGGTCGAGCGTTTTAACGTTCCACTCGACGAGTACCCCCGCCGCTGTGAGGCACAGATCGGCGGCTGGGAACAGTTGCGCGAGAAATTGCAGGACCCCGCCGCGCCGCTGGAGGTTCACCGTTCGGTGGAGTACGGCTCGCTGATCATTCACTCGATGGTGACGGGGCAGCCGCGCGTGGTGTACGGCAACGTGATGAACAGCCCGCAGGACGGCAGCGTGGGCAAGCTCATCGCCAACCTGCCCGACGAGTGCAGCGTGGAGGTGCCGTGCCTCGTGGACCGTCAGGGGGTGCAGCCCACCCGGATCGGGCGCATTCCGCCGCAACTCGCCGCGCTGATGCAGACCAACATCAATGTGCAGGCGTTGACGGTGGAGGCCCTCGTGACCGGCGACCGCGAGCACATCTACCACGCGGCGATGCTCGACCCGCACACCGCCGCCGAACTCGACCTCGACCAGATTTGGGCACTGGTGGACGACCTGCTCGCCGAGCACGGGGGCTGGGTGCCCGAGACCTTACGGACGCGGCAGGCGGCGGACTGA